CGAACTCTTTTGGTCCAAGCCGCTCCATGTCTGCGATGCGCGCGAGGCGGATCGGCTCGCGTTCGCTGTCCGGTAGCGTGCCGCTGCCGGTGACCGGCTGCAGCAACGTCATGGTGCGGCTGTCGATCAGATCCCGATGGCACGCCGTCGCAATCATGATCGAGCCGAGCGAATGCCCGACCAGATGCGGCCGCTTCACACCGAGTTTGTGCAACAGCGCCGCCAGGGACGCAGCGTAGCCCTCGGCGGTCAGCCGCGCCGTGGGCAGCGCGTCAGAACCGCCATAGCCGGGCGCGTCCCAGGCGATGACGCGGTGGTCGCGCGCAAACGATGCGAACTGACGCTGGAAGGACCCCGAATAGCCGCCGATGCCATGGACCAGGACCAGGGGCTCGCCCTGGCCGGCCTCGCGCCAGCTCACGGTCAGACCGTCGATCGTCGTCTTTTGCAGATCGGGCAGGGCGCTGCTCATTTGGAATACTGCTCCAGCACGTGCCGGGCGAGCGTCATGCGCAGCACCTCCTCCGGCCCTTCGGTGATCATCATGCTGCGTTGATCGCGCCAGAGTT
The Rhodoplanes sp. Z2-YC6860 genome window above contains:
- a CDS encoding alpha/beta fold hydrolase → MSSALPDLQKTTIDGLTVSWREAGQGEPLVLVHGIGGYSGSFQRQFASFARDHRVIAWDAPGYGGSDALPTARLTAEGYAASLAALLHKLGVKRPHLVGHSLGSIMIATACHRDLIDSRTMTLLQPVTGSGTLPDSEREPIRLARIADMERLGPKEFAIQRGRTILSPSVSTAVADEAVEVMKVVPKAGYLAAWEMMCRADIFSVLDTKRPVMVVCGADDPVCPPKTARAIADRIPGSVYHCLDGVGHYAAIEAYDRFEKILRDFLRTHRG